From the genome of Bacteroidales bacterium, one region includes:
- a CDS encoding universal stress protein translates to MKRILVPVDFSPHTDISCQYALVIAKATGAEITLFYSFFDQLYFSDGGFNTGFESGIMLTDEIILDFHQQKESRLKEMADELNSNLSRSGFSKVKVNYQMGSGDPEVQILQAIQQLDPDLIIMGSSGMGKKRLLSGSVARRIIDNTKIPVIAVPGLEETPSISNVAYMTTFDPADCDAILEIDTVLSPFHVNIFCLHLLKDDDNVEAKQEIKNLTENHTLKKLEGRISFHILDNNRQQETLGNFLEEHKIDLIAFIPHKRNILKNIFYQGITKEDLFLTRIPIMAVRPIQ, encoded by the coding sequence ATGAAAAGGATACTAGTGCCTGTTGATTTTTCGCCACATACCGACATATCCTGCCAATATGCCCTGGTAATTGCAAAAGCTACCGGAGCTGAAATTACCTTGTTTTATTCATTTTTCGACCAGTTGTATTTTTCTGACGGGGGATTTAATACCGGTTTTGAGTCAGGGATTATGCTGACAGATGAAATTATACTCGATTTCCATCAACAAAAAGAATCGAGGCTCAAGGAAATGGCTGATGAATTAAATTCCAACCTTTCACGATCGGGGTTTTCAAAGGTCAAAGTCAATTACCAGATGGGAAGCGGCGACCCGGAAGTGCAAATCCTTCAGGCTATTCAGCAACTTGATCCCGACCTTATCATCATGGGTTCCAGTGGTATGGGTAAGAAAAGGCTGCTATCAGGATCGGTGGCGCGCCGGATCATTGATAATACAAAAATCCCTGTTATCGCTGTGCCTGGGCTGGAAGAAACTCCTTCGATCAGCAACGTGGCTTACATGACTACCTTCGACCCGGCTGACTGTGATGCTATTCTTGAAATTGACACTGTCCTTTCGCCTTTCCACGTGAATATTTTCTGTCTGCATTTATTGAAAGATGATGATAATGTCGAGGCAAAGCAGGAAATTAAAAATCTCACTGAAAACCATACACTTAAAAAGCTGGAAGGGAGGATATCTTTTCACATTCTTGATAATAATCGCCAACAAGAGACACTTGGGAATTTCCTTGAAGAGCATAAAATTGATCTGATCGCCTTCATCCCCCATAAACGAAACATCCTTAAAAATATATTCTATC